Proteins from one Halopseudomonas pelagia genomic window:
- the tnpA gene encoding IS66-like element accessory protein TnpA — MNTSSVVKPAPKRRRFTSDFKASIVAACLEPGVSVSRIALDNRLNANMVRRWIRESQRSDTRYSTPSFVPVKLPAPALSSETRPHSAIRIEIPHTGGAVVVEWPTEQAHQCAALLRDLLR, encoded by the coding sequence ATGAACACATCAAGCGTAGTCAAGCCCGCACCGAAGCGTCGCCGCTTCACGTCAGACTTCAAAGCCTCTATCGTTGCTGCTTGCCTGGAACCCGGGGTCTCCGTATCGCGCATTGCACTGGATAACCGTCTGAACGCCAACATGGTCCGCCGTTGGATCAGAGAGTCACAGCGCAGCGATACTCGTTATTCAACACCTTCATTTGTGCCGGTAAAGCTACCAGCACCTGCCTTGTCATCCGAGACCCGCCCGCATAGTGCTATCCGTATCGAAATACCCCACACTGGCGGCGCCGTTGTCGTTGAGTGGCCTACTGAGCAGGCACACCAATGCGCAGCCTTACTGCGTGATCTGCTGCGATGA
- the tnpB gene encoding IS66 family insertion sequence element accessory protein TnpB (TnpB, as the term is used for proteins encoded by IS66 family insertion elements, is considered an accessory protein, since TnpC, encoded by a neighboring gene, is a DDE family transposase.): MIRIDEIWLATEPLDMRAGPDKALARVIAVFGAARPHCAYLFANNRGNRMKVLVHDGLGIWLCARRLNRGKFHWADTWRGDRVNLTNEQLMALAQGLPWQRIGDAGIISVL, translated from the coding sequence ATGATCCGTATCGACGAAATCTGGTTGGCAACCGAGCCGCTGGATATGCGTGCCGGCCCGGATAAAGCCCTAGCACGCGTTATTGCTGTCTTCGGGGCGGCCAGACCGCACTGTGCTTATCTGTTTGCCAACAACCGCGGTAATCGGATGAAGGTCCTGGTGCATGATGGTCTGGGTATCTGGTTGTGTGCCCGACGTCTGAACCGGGGCAAGTTTCACTGGGCCGACACCTGGCGCGGTGACCGGGTAAACCTGACCAATGAACAGCTCATGGCACTGGCTCAAGGACTGCCTTGGCAGCGTATCGGTGACGCCGGCATCATCTCGGTACTTTAA
- the tnpC gene encoding IS66 family transposase, which yields MTQQPDLNQLSAEQLRTLAAELMASLAAKDRALTHSTALNDKLTHELAILKRHKYARRSEQFSVMQGLLLDELVDSDLAAIEVELEQAKATTEPAPKAKQQPKRGALPTELPRTLIRHEPDNTQCRCGCQLTRIGEDISEKLDYVPGVFSVERHIRGKWACTKCETLIQAPVPAQVIDKGIPTAGLLAQVLVAKYADHLPLYRQERIFGRAGLEIARSTLAEWVGTCGVQLQPLVDALRHELLQHPVLHADETPVSMLAPGKKKTHKAYVWAYCTTPFAELKATVYDFAPSRAGEHARNFLDDWQGKLVCDDYAGYKAGFGKGIVEIGCMAHARRKFYDLHQANQSTLAAQALEYIGKLYEIERNTKDEPPDRRQAIRAARARPLADALHHWMIAQRTKVPDGSGTARALDYSLKRWAALTRYLDDGRVPIDNNRVENQIRPWALGRSNWLFAGSLRSGRRAAAVMSLIQSAKLNGHDPYAYLKDVLTRLPTQRASQISQLLPHQWEPSKAGQ from the coding sequence ATGACCCAGCAGCCCGACCTCAATCAGCTATCTGCCGAACAACTCCGCACTCTGGCGGCCGAGTTGATGGCCTCTCTGGCGGCTAAGGATCGGGCGCTGACGCACAGTACTGCGCTGAATGACAAACTGACTCACGAACTCGCGATCCTCAAGCGCCACAAGTATGCCCGGCGCAGTGAACAGTTCTCTGTGATGCAAGGCTTATTGCTGGACGAGCTGGTCGACAGCGACCTGGCTGCTATCGAGGTCGAGCTGGAACAGGCAAAGGCAACTACCGAACCAGCGCCCAAAGCCAAGCAGCAACCCAAGCGCGGAGCCTTACCGACGGAGCTGCCACGCACCTTGATCCGCCACGAGCCCGACAATACCCAATGTCGCTGTGGCTGCCAGCTCACGCGTATCGGCGAAGACATCAGTGAGAAACTGGACTATGTACCGGGCGTGTTCAGTGTCGAGCGGCATATCCGTGGCAAGTGGGCCTGCACCAAGTGCGAAACCCTGATCCAGGCGCCCGTTCCTGCGCAGGTTATCGATAAGGGCATCCCGACCGCTGGCCTGCTGGCTCAGGTACTGGTCGCCAAGTATGCCGATCATCTACCGCTGTACCGTCAGGAACGTATCTTCGGTCGAGCAGGCCTGGAAATCGCACGCTCTACCTTGGCCGAATGGGTCGGTACCTGCGGCGTTCAGTTGCAGCCGCTGGTGGATGCGCTACGGCATGAACTACTCCAGCATCCGGTGCTGCATGCTGATGAAACACCGGTCAGCATGTTGGCCCCAGGCAAGAAGAAAACCCATAAGGCCTACGTCTGGGCTTACTGCACGACACCCTTCGCCGAACTGAAAGCCACTGTCTATGACTTCGCTCCAAGTCGCGCGGGTGAACATGCCCGCAACTTCCTCGATGACTGGCAAGGAAAATTGGTGTGCGATGACTACGCGGGCTATAAAGCCGGGTTCGGTAAGGGCATCGTGGAAATCGGCTGCATGGCGCATGCACGCCGCAAGTTCTATGACTTACACCAGGCTAACCAGAGCACCTTGGCTGCACAGGCACTTGAGTATATCGGTAAGCTCTACGAAATTGAGCGAAACACCAAGGACGAGCCACCCGATAGACGACAGGCGATCAGGGCCGCCAGAGCCCGGCCACTGGCGGATGCCTTGCATCACTGGATGATTGCACAACGGACCAAAGTGCCGGACGGTTCGGGTACGGCACGAGCACTGGATTACAGCCTGAAACGCTGGGCTGCGCTGACGCGCTACCTGGACGATGGCCGTGTGCCTATCGACAACAACCGAGTGGAAAACCAGATCCGACCCTGGGCGCTGGGACGTTCGAACTGGTTGTTCGCCGGCTCGCTGCGCAGTGGTCGGCGCGCCGCCGCGGTGATGAGCCTGATCCAATCAGCCAAGCTGAATGGTCATGACCCGTATGCGTATCTGAAGGATGTGCTGACCAGGCTACCAACACAGCGAGCGAGCCAGATTAGTCAGTTACTGCCGCATCAGTGGGAACCATCAAAAGCGGGTCAGTAA
- the thrS gene encoding threonine--tRNA ligase: protein MPTITLPDGSQRSFDHPVSVADVAASIGAGLAKATLAGKVDGRLVDACDMIDTDATLQIITPKDEEGLEIIRHSCAHLIGHAVKQLYPTAKMVIGPVIDDGFYYDIAYERSFTPDDMAAIETRMRELIATDYDVIKKVTPRDQVIDVFESRGEDYKLRLVEDMPDEQAMGLYYHEEYVDMCRGPHVPNTRFLKAFQLTRISGAYWRGDAKNEQLQRIYGTAWADKKQLAAYIQRMEEAEKRDHRKIGKRLGLFHTQEEAPGMVFWHPNGWTIYQVLEQYMRNLQRVSGYKEIKTPQVVDRVLWERSGHWEHYSANMFTTESESRDYAIKPMNCPCHVQVFNQGLKSYRELPLRLAEFGSCHRNEPSGSLHGLMRVRGFTQDDAHIFCTDEQVKSEAADFIKLTLQVYKDFGFDDVELKLSTRPEDRMGDDADWDQAEQGLEAALNEAGLKWDLQPGEGAFYGPKIEFSLKDCIGRVWQCGTLQLDFMLPGRLGAQYVAEDGARKTPVMLHRAILGSFERFIGILIEHYAGDFPAWLAPTQAAILNITDNQADFCSEVEKSLNEMGYRATADLRNEKIGFKIREHTLHKTPYLLVIGDREVESHTVAVRTREGKDLGSMTVTEFSEYLARDVAQRGRQNSEL, encoded by the coding sequence ATGCCCACTATTACTCTCCCCGACGGCAGTCAACGCAGTTTCGATCACCCTGTATCCGTAGCCGATGTGGCCGCCTCTATTGGCGCCGGTCTGGCCAAGGCGACGCTGGCCGGCAAGGTCGATGGCCGTCTGGTCGACGCCTGCGACATGATCGACACCGATGCGACCCTGCAAATCATCACGCCGAAGGACGAAGAGGGGCTGGAAATCATCCGCCACTCCTGTGCGCACCTGATTGGTCACGCGGTCAAGCAGCTGTACCCGACTGCCAAGATGGTCATCGGTCCGGTAATCGACGATGGCTTCTATTACGACATCGCTTACGAGCGCTCCTTCACCCCTGATGACATGGCCGCGATCGAAACGCGCATGCGTGAGCTGATCGCTACCGATTACGACGTGATCAAGAAGGTCACTCCGCGTGATCAGGTCATCGACGTGTTCGAGTCCCGCGGCGAAGACTACAAGCTACGTCTGGTCGAAGACATGCCGGACGAGCAGGCCATGGGCCTGTACTACCACGAAGAATACGTCGACATGTGCCGCGGTCCGCACGTGCCGAACACCCGTTTCCTCAAGGCCTTCCAGCTGACGCGGATCTCTGGCGCCTACTGGCGTGGCGATGCGAAGAATGAGCAGCTGCAGCGCATCTACGGCACCGCCTGGGCCGACAAGAAGCAGCTGGCTGCCTACATTCAGCGTATGGAAGAAGCCGAAAAGCGCGATCACCGCAAGATCGGCAAGCGCCTGGGGCTGTTCCACACCCAGGAAGAAGCGCCGGGCATGGTGTTCTGGCACCCGAATGGCTGGACCATCTATCAGGTGCTCGAGCAGTACATGCGCAACCTGCAGCGCGTCAGCGGCTATAAAGAGATCAAGACCCCGCAGGTCGTCGATCGCGTCCTCTGGGAGCGCTCAGGCCACTGGGAGCACTACTCGGCGAACATGTTTACCACCGAGTCGGAAAGCCGCGACTACGCAATCAAGCCGATGAACTGCCCATGCCACGTGCAGGTGTTCAATCAGGGCCTGAAGAGCTACCGCGAGTTGCCGCTGCGTCTGGCCGAGTTCGGCTCCTGCCACCGTAACGAGCCATCGGGTTCGTTGCATGGCCTGATGCGGGTACGGGGCTTTACCCAGGACGATGCGCACATCTTCTGTACCGATGAGCAGGTCAAGTCCGAGGCCGCCGACTTTATCAAGCTGACCTTGCAGGTATACAAGGATTTCGGCTTTGATGATGTCGAGCTGAAACTCTCGACCCGTCCTGAAGACCGCATGGGCGACGACGCCGACTGGGATCAGGCCGAACAGGGTCTTGAAGCCGCACTCAACGAAGCAGGTCTGAAATGGGATCTGCAGCCGGGTGAGGGCGCTTTTTATGGTCCCAAGATCGAATTTTCCCTGAAGGATTGCATCGGCCGGGTATGGCAGTGCGGTACTTTACAGCTGGATTTCATGTTGCCGGGCCGTCTGGGCGCGCAATATGTTGCAGAAGATGGTGCACGCAAGACTCCGGTCATGTTGCACCGCGCGATCCTGGGTTCCTTTGAACGATTCATCGGGATTCTGATCGAACACTACGCTGGCGATTTTCCAGCCTGGCTTGCTCCAACTCAGGCCGCAATTCTCAATATCACCGACAATCAGGCGGATTTTTGCTCCGAAGTGGAGAAAAGTCTCAATGAAATGGGCTATCGAGCCACTGCGGACTTGAGAAACGAGAAAATTGGCTTTAAGATTCGCGAGCATACTTTGCACAAGACACCCTACCTTCTGGTAATTGGAGATAGGGAAGTCGAATCGCACACTGTGGCCGTGCGCACACGGGAGGGTAAAGATCTGGGTTCCATGACTGTTACCGAGTTCTCCGAATACCTCGCCCGTGACGTTGCACAACGAGGCCGCCAGAATTCGGAGCTATAA
- the infC gene encoding translation initiation factor IF-3, giving the protein MKIKREMRQDKRAAQRPPINENITAREVRLIGAEGEQIGIVSIQEAMAAAEEAKMDLVEISPDAEPPVCRVMDYGKHVFEKKKQQAVARKNQKQIQIKEIKFRPGTEEGDYKVKLRNLIRFLSDGDKAKVSLRFRGREMAHQELGMELLKRVEQDLLEYGTVEQYPKMEGRQLMMVIAPKKKK; this is encoded by the coding sequence ATAAAGATTAAACGCGAGATGAGACAAGACAAAAGAGCCGCACAACGCCCGCCGATCAATGAGAACATCACGGCGCGCGAAGTCCGCCTGATCGGTGCCGAAGGTGAACAAATCGGTATCGTGTCCATTCAGGAAGCCATGGCCGCTGCAGAAGAGGCCAAGATGGACCTGGTTGAGATCTCTCCTGATGCAGAGCCGCCGGTTTGCCGAGTCATGGACTACGGCAAGCACGTCTTCGAAAAGAAGAAACAGCAGGCCGTCGCGCGCAAGAATCAGAAACAGATTCAGATCAAAGAAATAAAGTTTCGACCAGGGACGGAAGAAGGGGACTATAAGGTGAAGTTACGCAACCTTATACGCTTCCTAAGTGATGGGGATAAAGCCAAGGTTTCCTTGAGATTCCGCGGCCGCGAAATGGCCCACCAGGAGCTGGGGATGGAACTGTTGAAACGGGTCGAACAAGACCTGCTTGAATACGGTACCGTCGAACAGTATCCGAAAATGGAAGGTCGTCAGCTGATGATGGTCATCGCACCCAAGAAGAAAAAGTAA
- the rpmI gene encoding 50S ribosomal protein L35, translating to MAKVKMKTKRGAAKRFKATGNGIKHKHAFKSHILTKMSTKRKRQLRGTSELHPADVQKVERMLRLR from the coding sequence ATGGCTAAAGTAAAGATGAAGACCAAAAGAGGTGCTGCAAAGCGCTTCAAGGCTACCGGCAACGGTATTAAGCACAAGCATGCTTTCAAGAGCCACATCCTGACCAAGATGAGCACTAAGCGTAAGCGTCAACTTCGGGGTACTTCCGAGTTGCACCCTGCTGATGTGCAAAAAGTCGAGCGCATGTTGCGTCTCCGTTAA
- the rplT gene encoding 50S ribosomal protein L20 → MARVKRGVMARKRHKKILKLAKGYYGARSRVFRVAKQAVIKAGQYAYRDRKQRKRQFRALWIARINAGARMNGMSYSRLIAGLKKSSIEIDRKVLADLAVNEKAAFTAIVEKAKASLA, encoded by the coding sequence ATGGCTCGTGTTAAGCGTGGTGTAATGGCGCGTAAGCGTCACAAGAAAATTCTGAAACTCGCCAAAGGCTACTACGGTGCACGCTCACGCGTATTCCGTGTTGCCAAGCAGGCGGTCATCAAGGCAGGTCAATACGCCTATCGTGACCGCAAGCAGCGCAAGCGTCAGTTTCGTGCTCTGTGGATCGCTCGTATCAACGCTGGTGCTCGCATGAACGGCATGTCTTATAGCCGTTTGATCGCTGGTTTGAAAAAGTCGTCCATCGAAATCGACCGTAAAGTTCTGGCCGATCTGGCTGTGAACGAAAAAGCGGCGTTTACCGCGATTGTCGAAAAAGCAAAGGCTAGCCTGGCTTAA
- the pheS gene encoding phenylalanine--tRNA ligase subunit alpha: MENLDALVSQALDAIQQATDVNALEQIRVQYLGKKGELTQVMKTLGNIPAEERPKVGAMVNDAKEQVSSVLNARKSDMEAAALNAKLAAERIDVTLPGRGQVSGGLHPVTRTMERIEQIFAHVGYTVEEGPEVEDDYHNFEALNIPGHHPARAMHDTFYFNANTLLRTHTSPVQVRTMESTQPPIRIICPGRVYRCDSDQTHSPMFHQVEGLLIDEGVSFADLKGTIEQFLREFFEADLEVRFRPSFFPFTEPSAEVDIRRTVIKNGEEKADWLEVLGCGMVHPDVLRMSGIDPEKYQGFAFGMGVERLTMLRYGVGDLRIFFDNDLRFLEQFR, from the coding sequence ATGGAAAATCTTGACGCCCTGGTCTCCCAAGCCCTTGACGCTATTCAGCAGGCAACTGATGTCAATGCCCTGGAGCAGATCCGTGTGCAGTACCTTGGCAAGAAGGGCGAGCTGACTCAGGTGATGAAAACCCTGGGCAACATCCCGGCTGAAGAGCGCCCGAAAGTCGGCGCCATGGTCAATGACGCCAAAGAGCAAGTCTCCAGCGTGCTGAACGCGCGCAAGAGCGATATGGAAGCCGCGGCGCTGAATGCCAAGCTGGCTGCCGAACGTATCGACGTCACTCTGCCAGGTCGTGGCCAGGTCAGTGGCGGGTTGCACCCGGTCACGCGCACCATGGAGCGGATCGAACAGATTTTTGCCCACGTCGGTTACACCGTCGAGGAAGGTCCTGAAGTCGAGGACGACTACCACAACTTTGAAGCCCTCAACATTCCCGGCCATCACCCGGCCCGGGCAATGCATGACACCTTCTATTTCAACGCCAACACCCTGCTGCGTACCCACACTTCACCGGTGCAGGTACGTACCATGGAAAGCACGCAGCCACCGATCCGGATCATCTGTCCGGGCCGTGTTTACCGCTGCGATTCGGATCAGACCCACTCGCCGATGTTCCATCAGGTCGAAGGCCTGCTGATCGACGAAGGCGTGAGCTTTGCTGATCTGAAAGGTACCATCGAGCAGTTTCTGCGCGAGTTTTTCGAGGCGGATCTGGAAGTACGCTTCCGGCCCTCGTTCTTCCCGTTCACCGAGCCGTCCGCCGAGGTGGATATCCGCCGCACCGTGATCAAGAACGGTGAAGAGAAGGCCGACTGGCTGGAAGTGCTGGGCTGCGGCATGGTGCATCCGGACGTGTTGCGCATGTCCGGCATCGACCCGGAAAAATACCAGGGTTTTGCCTTCGGCATGGGCGTTGAGCGCCTGACGATGCTGCGCTACGGCGTGGGCGATCTGCGCATTTTCTTCGACAACGATCTGCGTTTTCTTGAGCAGTTTCGCTGA
- the pheT gene encoding phenylalanine--tRNA ligase subunit beta produces the protein MKFSEQWLRTWVNPNVSRDELVARLSMTGLEVDSVTPAAGVFSGVVVGEIVSAEQHPDADKLRVCQVSNGSEQFQVVCGAPNARPGIKIPFAMVGAELGEDFKIKKAKLRGVESFGMLCSAAELKLSDDHDGLYELPSDAPAGQNLRDYLGLDDAIIEVDLTPNRGDCLSIAGLAREVGANYGESVSPVHIDPVPAVHDEVRPVELLAPKACPRYLGRVVRNVDLSRPTPLWMVERLRRSDIRSIDAVVDITNYVMLELGQPLHAFDLAEIKGGIRVRMAEEGEKLVLLDGQDISLRADTLVIADHERPLAMAGIMGGEHSGVSEGTRDLFLESAFFDTIAIAGKARGYSLHTDSSHRFERGVDWQLQRDAIERATALIQEIVGGEAGPVIEAVNETTLPTLKQITLRSERINQMLGMQMKGADVEAYLSGLGLYITADGEGQWQVDVPSHRFDISIEVDLIEELARLYGYNRLPVSAPTAALNLTAKPETRGELPVLRRLLVARGYHEAITYSFVEPGLNKLFDPEIEPLALANPISSDMAVMRTSLWPGLSKAVQYNQNRQQGRVRLFESGLRFVPQSNGELLQEPMLSGVACASRLPEGWANGSDKLDFHDVKGDVEALLGQGGAGNQYLFEPAEHPALHPGQSARISRDGETVGWLGALHPQLLTELDIQGPLFVFELTLSRIIQGRLPKFAELSRFPEVRRDVALLVDKTVVAEDLLADIRANAGDALKNLRLFDVYEGKGIDPHRKSLAIGLTLQHSSRTLTDDEVNAVMDKVLTSLEQRFNATLRK, from the coding sequence ATGAAATTCAGTGAACAGTGGCTGCGCACCTGGGTGAACCCCAACGTCTCCCGTGACGAACTGGTAGCGCGCCTGTCCATGACCGGACTCGAAGTAGATAGCGTCACGCCAGCCGCCGGTGTGTTCAGCGGAGTGGTAGTGGGCGAGATCGTCAGTGCCGAGCAGCACCCGGATGCCGACAAACTGCGCGTGTGCCAGGTCAGCAATGGCAGCGAGCAGTTTCAGGTGGTCTGCGGCGCGCCGAATGCACGCCCAGGCATCAAGATCCCCTTCGCCATGGTCGGTGCTGAACTAGGTGAAGACTTCAAGATCAAGAAAGCCAAATTGCGCGGTGTGGAATCCTTCGGCATGCTCTGTTCCGCTGCCGAGCTGAAGCTGTCCGACGATCATGACGGCTTGTACGAGCTACCGTCCGACGCTCCCGCAGGCCAGAACCTGCGTGACTACCTGGGTCTGGATGATGCGATTATCGAAGTCGACCTGACCCCCAACCGCGGTGACTGCCTGTCCATTGCCGGTCTGGCCCGGGAAGTGGGCGCCAACTATGGCGAATCGGTCAGCCCGGTGCACATTGATCCGGTGCCTGCGGTACATGATGAAGTGCGTCCAGTCGAACTGCTCGCGCCGAAGGCCTGTCCACGCTATCTGGGCCGGGTTGTGCGCAATGTGGATCTGTCGCGCCCGACCCCCCTGTGGATGGTCGAACGACTGCGCCGCAGCGATATCCGCAGCATTGATGCTGTAGTGGATATCACCAACTACGTGATGCTGGAGCTGGGTCAGCCGCTGCACGCATTCGATCTCGCTGAAATAAAAGGCGGCATTCGTGTGCGCATGGCCGAGGAGGGCGAGAAGCTGGTGCTGCTTGATGGCCAGGACATCAGCCTGCGCGCCGATACCCTGGTCATTGCCGACCACGAGCGTCCGTTGGCAATGGCCGGCATCATGGGCGGCGAGCACAGCGGTGTCAGCGAAGGCACGCGGGATCTGTTCCTGGAAAGTGCGTTCTTCGACACTATTGCGATTGCCGGCAAGGCCCGCGGTTACAGTCTGCATACCGACTCCTCGCATCGCTTTGAGCGCGGTGTGGATTGGCAGTTGCAGCGCGACGCCATTGAGCGTGCCACCGCCCTGATCCAGGAGATTGTCGGCGGTGAAGCGGGGCCAGTGATTGAAGCTGTCAACGAAACTACATTGCCAACCCTCAAGCAAATCACCCTGCGCAGCGAACGTATCAACCAGATGCTTGGCATGCAGATGAAAGGCGCCGATGTTGAAGCCTATCTGTCAGGTCTGGGGCTATACATTACGGCCGACGGCGAAGGGCAATGGCAGGTCGACGTGCCGAGTCATCGTTTCGATATCAGCATTGAAGTGGATCTGATTGAAGAACTCGCACGCCTGTACGGTTACAACCGTTTGCCGGTCAGCGCACCGACTGCGGCGCTGAACCTGACAGCCAAGCCGGAAACGCGCGGTGAGTTGCCGGTGCTGCGTCGCCTGCTGGTTGCCCGCGGTTATCACGAAGCCATCACCTACAGCTTTGTCGAGCCGGGTCTGAACAAGCTCTTTGATCCGGAGATCGAGCCGCTGGCATTGGCGAACCCTATCTCATCTGATATGGCGGTGATGCGTACTTCATTGTGGCCGGGTCTGAGCAAGGCCGTGCAATACAACCAGAATCGCCAGCAGGGTCGCGTGCGCTTGTTTGAGAGCGGCCTGCGCTTCGTACCTCAAAGCAATGGCGAGCTGCTGCAGGAGCCGATGCTGTCCGGTGTCGCTTGCGCGTCACGCCTGCCGGAAGGTTGGGCCAATGGCAGTGACAAACTCGACTTTCATGATGTGAAGGGCGATGTTGAAGCGTTGCTGGGGCAGGGCGGTGCTGGCAACCAGTATCTGTTCGAGCCGGCCGAGCACCCTGCACTGCACCCAGGTCAGAGCGCACGCATCAGCCGTGACGGCGAAACTGTCGGCTGGCTTGGCGCGCTGCATCCGCAATTGTTGACCGAGCTGGACATTCAAGGCCCGTTGTTCGTTTTTGAGCTAACCTTAAGCAGAATTATTCAGGGACGGTTGCCAAAATTCGCTGAACTGTCACGTTTCCCCGAAGTCCGAAGGGACGTGGCATTGCTCGTAGACAAGACGGTCGTAGCCGAAGATTTGCTGGCAGACATTCGTGCAAATGCAGGCGATGCCCTTAAAAACCTCAGGTTGTTTGACGTGTATGAGGGTAAAGGCATTGATCCGCATAGAAAAAGTCTGGCAATCGGCTTGACGTTACAGCATTCCTCGCGCACTCTTACTGATGATGAGGTGAACGCTGTCATGGACAAGGTGCTGACGTCCCTGGAGCAAAGGTTTAATGCCACACTAAGGAAATAA
- the ihfA gene encoding integration host factor subunit alpha produces the protein MGALTKAEMAERLYEELGFNKREAKELVELFFEEIRNALESNEQVKLSGFGNFDLRDKRQRPGRNPKTGEEIPITARRVVTFRPGQKLKARVEAYAGTQP, from the coding sequence ATGGGGGCTCTGACAAAAGCAGAAATGGCAGAACGTCTCTACGAGGAACTCGGCTTCAACAAGCGTGAAGCCAAGGAACTGGTAGAACTGTTTTTCGAAGAGATTCGCAATGCCCTGGAAAGCAACGAGCAGGTCAAACTGTCGGGTTTCGGCAACTTTGATCTGCGCGACAAGCGCCAGCGGCCAGGCCGTAATCCCAAGACCGGTGAAGAAATTCCCATTACCGCCCGGCGTGTGGTCACCTTTCGCCCCGGACAAAAACTCAAGGCACGAGTAGAAGCGTATGCTGGAACCCAGCCATAA
- a CDS encoding MerR family transcriptional regulator, with protein sequence MLEPSHNDELPVIPGKRYFTIGEVSDLCAVKPHVLRYWEQEFPQLSPVKRRGNRRYYQRQDVLMIRQIRALLYDQGFTIGGARQRLSGDEAKEDVTHYKQLIRQTITELEEVLQVLRTH encoded by the coding sequence ATGCTGGAACCCAGCCATAACGATGAACTGCCAGTCATACCTGGTAAACGTTACTTCACCATTGGTGAAGTGAGTGATCTTTGCGCAGTCAAACCCCATGTACTGCGCTATTGGGAACAGGAGTTCCCGCAATTGTCCCCGGTCAAGCGCCGCGGCAACCGTCGCTACTACCAGCGCCAGGACGTTCTGATGATTCGTCAGATTCGTGCGTTGCTGTACGATCAGGGCTTTACCATCGGCGGCGCGCGACAGCGACTGTCCGGCGACGAAGCCAAGGAAGACGTCACCCATTACAAGCAGTTGATCCGTCAAACGATCACTGAGCTGGAAGAAGTTCTGCAGGTTCTGCGCACCCACTGA
- a CDS encoding helix-turn-helix transcriptional regulator: MKPRFIRIAEVLERTGLGRSTIYKYMAAGTFPPRVSVGGRSVSWLESEIDGWMLAKIEGRDLAWQTRQMSMSTAISPASRAAAHGSH, translated from the coding sequence ATGAAACCCAGATTTATTCGAATTGCCGAGGTCCTCGAGAGAACGGGATTGGGCCGCTCAACAATATACAAATATATGGCAGCAGGTACTTTTCCACCCAGAGTTTCGGTCGGCGGAAGGTCGGTATCCTGGTTAGAAAGTGAAATCGACGGATGGATGCTTGCTAAGATTGAAGGGCGTGATCTAGCTTGGCAGACAAGGCAAATGTCAATGTCGACCGCTATTAGTCCGGCATCAAGGGCTGCGGCACATGGATCGCACTGA
- a CDS encoding inovirus-type Gp2 protein — protein sequence MKISKRYKRLKANPSLHLHYENQFDGFEVYTDRGPLIREFLDQLYDTTERALDQYSRVFAARFDLRFPQIDPFFCRDYDSNKFISTFFETLKRLIKRDRELAGLERRVHQTDVRYVWAREVGRSGKPHYLNRPQYSRHSPDSGNDAFRTRPVTGHHSCRAGALGYKTSQCN from the coding sequence ATGAAAATCAGCAAGAGATACAAACGTCTTAAAGCTAACCCCAGCCTTCACTTGCATTACGAGAATCAGTTCGACGGATTTGAGGTGTACACCGACCGGGGACCTCTGATTCGAGAGTTCCTAGACCAATTATACGATACGACTGAGAGGGCTCTTGACCAGTACTCCCGGGTGTTTGCAGCACGATTTGATTTGCGCTTTCCACAGATTGATCCGTTTTTTTGCCGAGACTACGATTCGAACAAGTTCATAAGCACGTTCTTTGAGACACTCAAGCGCCTTATCAAACGTGACCGTGAGCTAGCGGGTCTGGAGCGCAGGGTGCACCAGACCGACGTACGATACGTGTGGGCTAGGGAGGTGGGACGGTCAGGTAAGCCCCACTATCTGAATCGCCCCCAGTATTCTAGACACTCGCCAGACTCTGGTAATGACGCTTTTCGTACTCGACCGGTGACAGGTCACCACTCGTGCCGTGCCGGCGCCTTGGGTTATAAAACATCTCAATGTAATTGA